gatcctctaagtcaattaggtatgacttacaaagttgaccacagtgagagtagtggtcattcttcggaaaatgtgtcgattctattaacctaaagtacttaggtttagtttcagaacttaatattcgactcatttgaaacgttcccacagttggaagaaaactatttggggggaaaacaaagtcaatctgggtatcatagcctgggttaaccacatcaaccagaggatgggtttctaacaactgagcttctctctggacatcattaggttcaggtaaaagtgtacgaagataatcttgtaagatggttgaggcacaaatgtcaagtcctacacgagggaactttctaagagttaaagaacccggagactgataatcacccccaaacttagagttttcagtgtctctagttcgactagtcacaatctccctaatttctaggtcatcagattcttgaaaatgggcaattgattcttctaagtcaggttcatcctcattaatctctacgagttcatctaagactattgtttctaaatcgtacgactctaaaacagtattctcatgataaaaccgttcctcaaaaccatcatcgattacagtttctaaatcgttcgactcgaaaacaggagTCTCAAGATAAaacggttcctctaaaccactatcggcttcgtaatcaacaggaaaaactacatcgtctaaaacggtggaatccctaatcaaatactcgtccttttgaataggtgaataatcataataattatttggatttgaactataaataatataatcattataaagctcaattggattactagcttcctgatcactattcctacatatttcatgttcttcatcaatactatcctcatcataatcatcattataacatgaaaaagatcgaacctcatcaaaacaagtagtgctaccaattctaaccttgttatcttgattatgtaaataactatcttcattctcaagggtattattggatacactatattggcaattcaagtaatttcgagcaattttttcgttcgtctcagctatccgcttgaggtggtcttctaaagaaggttcactcattattgtagttctttcgtctataattatactattcatatcagctaacttacgcgtcgactcagctaacttacgtgttgactctagtaaagaggaattatcagaaggatcataaaaaagactaattttcaatagtttgattgtatcctctagagacgaagaattagtactataatcttcttgctcgtaagactgatgcatgtgtgtatagtaattggactcaccatggtatgaaccataaccttgaaaaggttggcattcccaactactattcccaccatggtcataaaaatgatgatgtccatattcaaattcaggtcgatactcattgtattggcttctatcataccaattcgacattcttaattgtaagggaattctacacaatcacaaacaaggctgactcgaccaaaacaaacctaaatttctagcaaacaaaaagcatgatggctccacttagattgtcactagaccagcttctaatccttcgaaaaggaattcgttacaatctgagcaaattctctggaattagtacgagtcaaagtgagttgaatagaggcgagggaagctcagtggagctttgacacccaaggcctcaccgatattcaaggcggcgcagtcacgcattcaactcacagaaaccatcctgaacttcgaagtatgctaaaaagagtaaccaatatttttcgaatgactgtcctattaagctcgttaccctataggtctcgttctattcaaaattttaggcttaggttcgcgtttggtttcgttttcctaaggcgggcaagaaggaaacggtgatgaaatccgagtccttatcttgatttggccaggccttgccttttactaggaaattaaaaacagtccaaattcgtcctcaatcaatgaatcaccttaaggaatacagtaactcgcttacaggagattcgcgagtgtttcgatggacttacctcccgtaccagacgggggatgaaccgttgaagtcgactcgggccacgactcctatgtcatgtacgaacccgaggggccgagacgatatcgtaatcgtcgtccttccccgcaaacagtttgtatttaaggatacccttccgtagggtttaaaattaaaataaattgtccaaagtccagaataaagtccaaataaaaagtccaaaaattacaaaaattatgaaaaataaatcctatttacaaattctaaaaaaaataaataaaagctatatacaaaaaaaaataataataagaaaaaataaatcctaaaaaattatgtctttttttttctcttttcaggaAAGAGACACCAACTCTTCCTGTTCATGTTTGGATTTGGTGATGACGTACAAAACAGAAGATTGCATCAAGCTTGCATCTACTTTCTGGCACAGTGCTTCTCTTAATCTAGGTAATATCGACTCTAATCAACAGGTGGAAGAAAATCTCAGTATTTACTTTCTCTTTGCTGCAGTCAGGAGTAATAAAATAATTTTAGGATTTCCTTGTTGTAAGGAAAATGTTATGATTTCCATACAAATGGCATAAAAACTTCTCAAAACACAACACTGTTAAACACAATCATTCTCTGATTTATTCCCATGCATACTTGCACTTGTCATTGAACTTCAGAGTTGTTACCTCACTATTTACATGCAATAAGATCTATTGCTATTACTCTCTGCACACCCCTCGTCTTTCCCTACACTTGGCATCAATTATCAGAAAGGATATCTCACTATTTGCATGCAATGAAATCACCTATAAGAACAATACTTTCTATTTTCTGATTCACAACTTTACAAAATACTTTCAGCAGAAAAATATCCACTGCATTAGAAGCTTAGTGTGCACAATTCACAAAAATCCCCTTCTTTTCACTCCCATTCTCTCTGGGAAAGTGGTAGACATCCGAACTGAGAATTACTTAGCTCACCTTAATGAAATAATTGAAGATCAAGTTCAACCTTTGTCATATTCTTTTAGGTATTATGCTATTTTCCTTAGAGATTCCGCCAACCTTATTAATAAGGGTCGATTTACTAGAGTTATTGTTAAACTGTTTAAAGAGATCAAAGCTAGAGATGATCCAGAGGTTTGAAGATTGGTAAAATGCTGTTTGCCCTTAAAAATGCTTGGCAACCAACTGGTCATCTTATAATTCAAAAGACTGCtcatccaaaaatatttattatcaGGTTCACAAATGCTGGTGATTTTGCAGCAGCAATCTACTCAATTCCGAACAGGGTTCATGGCAAGCTTCTTACTATGCGCATGTGGAGCAGTGATTGAAGACATAGACTTTTCAGCTCAAGATTTTTGGATTTCTTTTGAGTTGAGAGCTGATTTGGTAGAGAGAGGAAATGTAGCTATGAAATTTGCAGAGAAGGTGGGCAAAGTTCTCACTCTAATTGGTCCTGTTAATGAAAAGGGAGAATATCAAGCTCATGTCATTGCTGACCTGACTACAGCTTTGGTGCATCAAGTGAAGATCATCATTCTGGACGTGAGTTGACAGGGAAACAATTAAACTGAAAATTTTCTTTATGGTTATTCCTCACGGTACCTGTAGAAAATGCTGGAATGTTGATGGGGAGCATTCTGATGAGAAGTGCAGACCAAGGATTGCAGAATATAAGAGGAAGATGCCAAAAGTTTATGTCTACATAGGAGATGAAGAAGTTCCAGGGAACAACAATCAAAATGCCGAAGCTGAAGAAAGAGCTGAGAATTTGGCAAATGCTGCTGCAGGGTTGAAAATTTATGAAAGTGATATTGACAAAGTGGACTACCAAACTAGAGGCACCAAAAGACGAAGGATTGATACTGATACAAACATAGAGTTTGAAGAGGTTGCAAGGGGCATCATCCAGCAAAAGTAGAAGAATCAGCAATAATTGGTGATAGTTCTGAGAATATTAGAAATGGAGGTGAtgtaggaaaaaataaaaatgtggGGGTTATAGGAGATAGAAGATCTGCTGGTCAGTGCATGACCAACTTGTCTGAGGCTGAAAAAAGAAGGTTGAAAGGTAAAGATATAATATCAGAAGGAAGCAATAGCAGTCAAAAGGAGATAAAACAGAAAAAGAATCAGGAAGGTTGGTTTAGAATGCTGAGTCAATATGCAGGGCTGGGTAGTAAGAAGAGTATTGTTATTAGTGAACCAGTAAATGAAATAGAAAAAGGGAAAAATGAATGGTGTATGGTTGAAGACAATCTGGGTCTGAATTAGAGAAAGTACTGGACAAGCACTGATGCAATTATCAAAACAAGTTTAGCTGAGTAGTCAAGAAATAGAAGACATTGCTTGTGAAAGTGAAGAAGATAGACTGTGTTGGAGCAtcattgaagctgaagctgaaaACAAAGACATCACTGACCAAGGGATGGCCAAATCTGAGATTCGAGCTGACAATTCTATCTCTATGGAACAAGCTCAACAAACCGAGGTATTTCCTTTTAAAAATTTTAAAATCCAGCATGATAATCTTGATAAAAATTTTAACTTCTTCTTTAAAATTGTTAGCTTGCATGCTTTTATAATTATCTATTACAATTTTCTCGCTAGAATGCATAGAAATAAGAGTAACTTTAATTCTTTACAACAAGTTATTTGCATGTGCAGTCTTTATCTGTTTCTGTTTCTTAAAAATGCCATGAATAGTTTTTTCCCCTGGTACAATAAATTACTATTCTCATATATGGTGATGAATGATAGAGCATATTGGTATGACTTCAAAGTGTTATCATGGAATTTACAGGATATTAGGTCTGAGTTGAAACAAGACCATTTAAACCATCTAAATAAAACCCATAATCCtgatatgattttcttatctgagcCTAAGTAGAGATGCAAAGTGTAGAAAAATGCATgacaaaaatgaaaatgaaagactGGTTTATCATCCCTTCCATTGGTAGATCAGGTGGTATTGCTATTGCTTGGACACAGGGAGTTTCTGCTAATCTCATTTCTTTTAAAGATAATGTATTCAATTTTCATGTCTTAAAGGATAATATGAGTTTTAACATCTCTTTTGTTTATGGTGCCTTAGATAAGAATTTAAGAATTAAGCAGTGGGAATTTATTTCTAATTTTAGTGATGCCAGTAGCCCTTGGTGTTTAATAGGAGATATGGATTTTATACTCCACAAAGATGAAAAGGAAGGTGGTAATGACACAAACTCTAGTAGTCTTGCTTATGTTTATAGTTGCATTCAGAAATTAGGATTAGTTGATCTAAAATTTACTGGTTTACCTTTCACTTGGACAAATAAGAGAACTGGAAAGAATAATATACAAGAAAGCATAAATAGAACTTTAGTGAATCATAAATGGTTGGGACTATTTCCTAGATCTTTCACTAATCACCTCACTAGAGTGGTTTCGGATCATGCTCCAATAATGTTAGAAGCATTTCCTAAAACAAAATCAGTTAATAGACCTTATAGGTACATGAAATGCTGGCAAGAACACAAGTCTTATAGCAGTCTGATTGAAAATTCTCTTGAGAAAAGTAGAAATAGTAACTATGATATTAGTGACATTGTTAAGAGAAAAGGATCTGagcttaaaatttggaacagAAAAGAGTTTGGTAATATTTTTAAGAACATTTCGGATATTTTAAATGAAATTGAAATAGAAAATAGAAAACCTAAGAATTATGAGACTAAGAAAAGCATAGAAGCTTTGCATAATGATCTGAATTCTTGGTATACAATAGAAAAAATATATTGGAGTCAACATGTGAAAGAACAATGGATAAAAGAAAATGATCATAACACTAGGTTTTTTCATCAAAATGCTTCAGAAAGAcagaattaataaaatttatgctCTTAGAGATAATAGTGGATTATGGATTGAAGGTcaggaaaacttaaaaatatttaCCAAACAAATGATAGCTCCATTCATCAGATTTTTAGTAGTATCATGAAACCTAAGATAAACCAACAGGATAATATCAGTCTGTGTAGTATACCAGAGGAAGAAGAGATCAGAGAAGCCCTTTTTAGTATGAATTCTTGGGGAGcgccaggtccagatggatttcccCCTGGATTTTATCAAAACCATTGGAGTGAATTGAAAACGGATATTGATTCCTGGGTCCAAATAGTTTTTAGAGATAAAAAGTTTAAGCAAGAGATGAATCATACTTCTATTTCCCTTACTCCGAAAACTAAAACACCAAAAAACCCCAGTGACTTCTGCCCTATTAGCTTAATTAACGCTTTATATAAGATAGTAgcaaaaattatagcaaacagGATTAAACCtcacctagataaactcatctcgcaGAATCAGTCAGCTTTTATTCCTAAGAGGCAAATAACTGATAACATTATAGTGGAGCATGAAATATTACACACAATGAAAActagtaaaaagaaaaatggataCATGGCTGTGAAACTTGATCTCTCTAAAGCGTTTGACAGGCTAGAATGGAACTTTATAATCAAAATTTTagaagttttaggtttttctaaagATTTCTGTGACCTTATTTTTACTTGCATCTCCTCTATTTCATATGCTGTCTTAGTTAATGGTATAccaggtgattttttttttccttctagaGGGATTAGGCAGGGATATCCTCTATCTCCGGCTTTATTTATTATTTGCATGGAAGCTTTGTCCTCTCTTCTACTTCATGCTGAACAGTCTGGTAAAATTAGTGGTATAAAAGTTACAAGTCAGAGTCCTTCTGTTTCCCATTTATTTTTTGCGGatggttcttttattttttctgctGCTAGTATTTCACAGGCTCATAATCTTTTAGAAATTCTGAATATTTTTAGTATTTCCTATGGTCAGCTAATAAACCATCAAAAATCTGGTATTTATTTTAGTAAAAAAGTTCAAAATAAACACTGTAAAATCCTAGCTAGAATACTTAGAGTAAGTAGAATAACAAAATCTGATACCTAGCTAGGTACTCCTTTGTTTTTTAATAGATCGAAATCCTTCAACTACCACAATATGCTTGATAGAGTGTACAATAGAATT
This portion of the Papaver somniferum cultivar HN1 chromosome 11, ASM357369v1, whole genome shotgun sequence genome encodes:
- the LOC113324926 gene encoding uncharacterized protein LOC113324926, which translates into the protein MKMKDWFIIPSIGRSGGIAIAWTQGVSANLISFKDNVFNFHVLKDNMSFNISFVYGALDKNLRIKQWEFISNFSDASSPWCLIGDMDFILHKDEKEGGNDTNSSSLAYVYSCIQKLGLVDLKFTGLPFTWTNKRTGKNNIQESINRTLVNHKWLGLFPRSFTNHLTRVVSDHAPIMLEAFPKTKSVNRPYRYMKCWQEHKSYSSLIENSLEKSRNSNYDISDIVKRKGSELKIWNRKEFGNIFKNISDILNEIEIENRKPKNYETKKSIEALHNDLNSWSGKLKNIYQTNDSSIHQIFSSIMKPKINQQDNISLCSIPEEEEIREALFSMNSWGAPGPDGFPPGFYQNHWSELKTDIDSWVQIVFRDKKFKQEMNHTSISLTPKTKTPKNPSDFCPISLINALYKIVAKIIANRIKPHLDKLISQNQSAFIPKRQITDNIIVEHEILHTMKTSKKKNGYMAVKLDLSKAFDRLEWNFIIKILEVLGFSKDFCDLIFTCISSISYAVLVNGIPGDFFFPSRGIRQGYPLSPALFIICMEALSSLLLHAEQSGGTGRCSSSDEAEARACQEATRWARISGMSDIIFLNDNLNVINGMRGRDFAADWRCKVFIDKALETSNSFTSSSFYYVKRDCNFIADGIAKKLNWSSYKDIDSRSWNSSLKFDLPRNVFNLNNVSLSV